A region of Cucumis melo cultivar AY chromosome 2, USDA_Cmelo_AY_1.0, whole genome shotgun sequence DNA encodes the following proteins:
- the LOC103487273 gene encoding uncharacterized protein LOC103487273, translating into MGTKTGVSFSISISNLLPFGLIFCFVVTQRFTLVCGLNYTYQKLSSLRLDRIQRHLDSINKPPLLTIQSPDGDIIDCVHKRKQPALDHPLLKNHKIQRGPTEWPKTKVVKENKEEVGERRAGSGALAAFQTWRVNGTRCPKGTIPVRRTTVKDVLRSKSLFDFGKKRRPILLDRKIDAPDVVSGNGHEHAIAYTGSSEEMYGAKATINVWDPSIQMVNEFSLSQIWILSGSFDGSDLNSIEAGWQVSPELYGDSRPRLFTYWTSDAYQATGCYNLLCAGFVQTNSKIAIGAAISPISSVSGSQYDITILIWKDPKLGNWWMGFGENTLVGYWPAELFTHLADHATMVEWGGEVVNSRINGQHTSTQMGSGHFPDDGFAKASYFRNLEIVDSDNSLSGVQDISIMAENTNCYNIMSSYNDQWGTHFYYGGPGRNPKCQ; encoded by the exons ATGGGAACAAAAACAGGGGtttcattttcaatttcaatatCAAATCTTCTTCCTTTTGGTTTGATTTTCTGTTTTGTTGTTACTCAAAGATTCACTTTGGTTTGTGGACTCAATTATACTTATCAAAAACTCAGTAGCTTGAGATTGGACAGGATTCAAAGGCATTTGGATTCCATTAACAAGCCTCCCCTCCTCACCATTCag agCCCAGATGGTGATATTATAGATTGTGTTCATAAAAGAAAACAGCCAGCTTTAGATCATCCCCTCTTGAAGAATCACAAGATTCAG AGAGGACCAACGGAGTGGCCAAAAACGAAGGTGGTGAAAGAGAATAAAGAAGAGGTGGGTGAAAGGAGGGCAGGATCAGGTGCATTAGCTGCATTTCAAACTTGGCGTGTGAACGGAACACGGTGTCCAAAAGGGACTATTCCAGTGCGACGCACCACAGTAAAGGACGTTCTAAGATCCAAGTCTTTGTTTGACTTTGGCAAGAAAAGACGACCGATTCTCCTTGATCGAAAAATAGACGCTCCTGATGTCGTCAGTGGGAATGGTCACGAG catGCCATCGCGTACACTGGATCATCGGAAGAGATGTACGGAGCAAAGGCGACAATAAACGTGTGGGACCCGTCAATTCAAATGGTCAACGAATTCAGTCTCTCTCAGATTTGGATCCTCTCGGGATCATTCGACGGCTCTGATCTCAACAGCATAGAAGCTGGTTGgcag GTCAGTCCGGAGCTTTATGGTGATAGCAGGCCTAGATTATTCACATATTGGACG AGTGATGCATATCAGGCAACGGGTTGCTATAATCTTTTATGTGCTGGATTTGTACAAACAAACAGCAAAATCGCGATCGGAGCCGCCATTTCTCCCATTTCTTCTGTCTCCGGCAGTCAATATGACATTACAATTCTCATTTGGAAG GATCCAAAGTTGGGGAATTGGTGGATGGGATTTGGGGAGAACACATTGGTTGGGTATTGGCCAGCAGAGTTATTCACTCACTTAGCCGACCACGCCACAATGGTTGAGTGGGGTGGGGAAGTGGTTAACTCGAGGATCAATGGGCAGCACACTTCCACCCAAATGGGCTCTGGCCACTTCCCTGATGATGGCTTTGCCAAAGCCAGCTACTTCCGAAACCTTGAGATCGTTGACAGCGACAACAGCCTCAGCGGTGTTCAAGACATCTCAATCATGGCTGAAAATACCAACTGTTACAACATTATGAGCTCCTATAACGATCAATGGGGCACTCACTTCTACTACGGTGGTCCAGGTAGAAATCCTAAATGCCAATGA